In one Hyphomicrobium sp. 99 genomic region, the following are encoded:
- a CDS encoding ribbon-helix-helix domain-containing protein — MRPEKRSFSIQGHRTSVSLEKAFWLALKEAAVEDGTTLASLINSIDKGRGEAGLSSAVRVWLLDRLKARAQAPAKERD, encoded by the coding sequence ATGAGGCCTGAGAAGCGCTCGTTCTCAATTCAGGGGCATCGAACGTCGGTCTCGCTCGAGAAGGCGTTCTGGCTCGCACTCAAGGAAGCTGCCGTCGAAGACGGCACGACGCTGGCGAGCTTGATAAATTCCATCGATAAAGGACGTGGCGAAGCGGGGCTTTCGAGTGCTGTACGCGTTTGGCTCCTCGACCGCCTGAAAGCGCGTGCGCAGGCACCGGCGAAAGAGCGCGATTAA
- a CDS encoding CPBP family intramembrane glutamic endopeptidase, with amino-acid sequence MSVSSQDKVPVQTPAAIWKGIAVAIALAVVIVAAAKAFGDAAARAFDLWSGIHEARAFTAGEPEALLTGRVAASLFAFQAVTVGSLFLLNVRRRRVAGVPFLNFGMPPGGFKTLVLSILALVALAMVFASCVFVFNPDALKHDLQPFAEMMNSRTWWLILIAAGIGAPLAEECLFRGLLFDAVRPSPLGFAGTAFTTAITWAFLHANYSPYGVAAITLIGLYLAWLRERTGTLLTPVVCHGAYNSLIILLMAFSAGGSLG; translated from the coding sequence GTGAGCGTTTCGTCGCAAGATAAGGTTCCGGTGCAAACGCCAGCTGCGATTTGGAAGGGGATCGCCGTCGCGATCGCCCTTGCCGTCGTAATCGTCGCAGCAGCGAAAGCCTTCGGCGATGCCGCCGCGAGAGCTTTTGATCTCTGGAGTGGGATCCATGAAGCGCGCGCCTTCACGGCCGGCGAACCCGAAGCCCTGCTGACCGGCCGCGTCGCCGCATCGCTCTTTGCCTTCCAGGCCGTGACGGTCGGCTCGCTATTTCTGCTTAACGTGCGCCGCCGGCGCGTTGCGGGTGTGCCGTTCCTGAATTTCGGCATGCCGCCGGGCGGGTTCAAGACGCTCGTGCTCTCCATCCTTGCCTTGGTGGCGCTCGCGATGGTGTTCGCCTCCTGCGTGTTCGTTTTCAATCCGGACGCGCTGAAACACGACCTGCAGCCTTTCGCTGAAATGATGAACTCGCGGACGTGGTGGCTCATCCTCATCGCGGCCGGTATCGGCGCGCCGCTCGCCGAAGAGTGCCTGTTCCGAGGCTTGCTGTTCGATGCGGTGCGGCCGTCGCCATTGGGATTTGCCGGTACGGCGTTCACCACCGCCATCACGTGGGCGTTCCTGCACGCCAATTATTCACCCTACGGCGTCGCTGCGATTACGCTGATCGGGCTTTATCTCGCGTGGCTCCGCGAGCGCACTGGAACGCTATTGACACCGGTCGTTTGTCATGGCGCCTACAACTCTCTGATCATTCTTTTGATGGCGTTCTCAGCTGGCGGCTCGCTCGGCTAA
- a CDS encoding DUF4169 family protein: MTAEIINLNKVRKARERADREREANENRLKFGQSKTERSLVDAQHRKSQAELDRARREDDRTTDDADDIDPGTAS; encoded by the coding sequence ATGACCGCCGAGATCATCAATCTCAACAAGGTCCGAAAAGCCCGCGAGCGCGCCGACCGCGAACGCGAGGCAAATGAGAACCGGCTAAAGTTCGGGCAATCGAAGACGGAGCGCAGTCTTGTCGACGCGCAGCATCGCAAGTCACAGGCCGAGCTCGACAGGGCCCGGCGCGAAGACGATCGTACCACCGACGACGCCGACGATATCGATCCCGGCACCGCCTCGTAA
- a CDS encoding SspB family protein, whose protein sequence is MASGPSIDYAKLQQEAMRGVVRAVLQQVVKTGLPNEHHFYISFHTQAQGVILSKRLKEKYPTEMTIVLQHRFWDLIVSEDRFEVKLTFDGIPERLVIPFAAIKVFIDPSVRYGLQFDDEASDRDAPPAPRAVTADATYEHGDATDIPRTQTKKTRTARKPRGDKDALTGAPALAAVKSDHAMPPNPEPATRAGEDAPKDGDDADAAKEAVPEGGAKILSLDQFRKK, encoded by the coding sequence ATGGCATCGGGGCCGTCCATAGATTACGCAAAGCTGCAACAGGAGGCGATGCGAGGCGTTGTGCGCGCGGTTCTGCAACAGGTCGTAAAGACCGGGTTGCCCAACGAGCACCACTTCTACATCTCGTTTCACACGCAGGCGCAGGGCGTGATCCTGTCGAAGCGGTTGAAGGAAAAATATCCAACCGAGATGACGATCGTTCTCCAGCATCGGTTCTGGGATCTGATCGTTTCGGAAGACCGGTTCGAGGTGAAGCTCACCTTCGACGGCATTCCTGAAAGGCTTGTCATTCCGTTTGCCGCGATCAAGGTCTTCATCGATCCGAGCGTGCGCTACGGGCTGCAGTTCGACGACGAAGCCAGCGATCGGGATGCGCCCCCGGCGCCGCGCGCGGTGACCGCTGACGCGACCTACGAGCACGGCGACGCAACCGACATTCCACGCACGCAGACCAAAAAGACCCGCACGGCTCGCAAGCCGCGTGGCGACAAGGATGCGCTCACCGGCGCTCCGGCTCTGGCTGCCGTGAAATCCGATCATGCGATGCCGCCCAATCCGGAACCTGCGACGCGGGCCGGCGAAGACGCGCCGAAGGACGGCGACGACGCCGATGCCGCGAAGGAAGCAGTCCCCGAAGGCGGCGCGAAGATCCTGAGCCTCGATCAGTTCCGGAAGAAGTAG
- the fumC gene encoding class II fumarate hydratase, whose product MTKTRTETDTFGPIEVAADRYWGAQAQRSLGNFKIGWEKQPAPIVRALGVVKRAAAETNMGLGRLDPKIGDTIIKAAQEVIEGKLDAHFPLVVWQTGSGTQSNMNANEVISNRAIEMLGGEMGSKKPVHPNDHVNMSQSSNDTYPTAMHIACVEEIHHRLLPALQYLRNALNDKAHAWSKIIKIGRTHTQDATPLTLGQEFSGYTQQVENGIKRIEQTLPALMELAQGGTAVGTGLNAPIGFAEMVAERIAAITGLPFKTAPNKFEALAAHDAMVFSHGAINTVAASLFKIANDIRLLGSGPRSGLGELSLPENEPGSSIMPGKVNPTQCEALTQVCIQIFGNNAAISFAGSQGHFELNVYNPVMAYNFLQSVRLMSDAAVSFTDNCVTGIEPREDNIRAGLERSLMLVTALAPKIGYDNAAKIAKTAHKKGTTLREEAVGGGYVTDKEFDEIVRPEKMIGPE is encoded by the coding sequence ATGACCAAGACGCGCACCGAAACCGACACCTTTGGCCCGATCGAAGTCGCGGCCGATCGTTATTGGGGCGCGCAGGCCCAGCGCAGCCTCGGTAATTTCAAGATTGGCTGGGAAAAGCAGCCTGCTCCGATCGTCCGCGCGCTCGGCGTCGTCAAGCGCGCCGCAGCCGAGACGAACATGGGGCTCGGCAGGCTCGATCCGAAGATCGGCGACACCATCATCAAAGCGGCCCAGGAAGTGATCGAGGGCAAGCTCGACGCGCATTTCCCGCTCGTCGTCTGGCAGACGGGCTCGGGCACGCAATCGAACATGAACGCCAACGAGGTCATCTCGAACCGCGCGATCGAGATGCTGGGCGGGGAGATGGGCTCGAAAAAGCCCGTGCATCCCAACGACCACGTCAACATGAGCCAGTCGTCGAACGACACATATCCGACGGCCATGCACATCGCGTGCGTCGAAGAGATTCATCATCGCCTACTGCCAGCGCTTCAATATCTGCGCAACGCGCTGAACGACAAGGCGCACGCCTGGTCGAAGATCATCAAGATCGGGCGTACGCATACGCAGGACGCGACGCCGCTGACGCTCGGCCAGGAGTTCTCGGGTTATACCCAGCAGGTGGAGAACGGCATCAAGCGGATCGAGCAAACGCTGCCGGCGCTGATGGAACTCGCGCAGGGCGGCACGGCGGTCGGTACCGGCCTCAACGCGCCAATAGGTTTCGCGGAAATGGTGGCAGAGCGCATCGCGGCCATCACCGGGCTTCCGTTCAAGACCGCACCCAACAAGTTCGAAGCGCTTGCCGCGCACGACGCGATGGTGTTCTCGCACGGCGCGATCAACACGGTTGCCGCGTCGCTCTTCAAGATCGCGAACGACATTCGGCTCTTGGGTTCGGGCCCGCGTTCAGGCCTCGGCGAGCTTTCGCTGCCGGAAAACGAACCGGGCTCGTCCATCATGCCGGGCAAGGTTAACCCGACGCAGTGCGAGGCGCTGACGCAGGTTTGCATTCAGATTTTCGGCAACAACGCTGCGATCTCTTTCGCCGGAAGCCAAGGGCATTTCGAGCTGAACGTTTACAATCCTGTAATGGCCTACAACTTTCTGCAATCCGTCCGCCTGATGAGCGATGCTGCGGTGTCGTTCACCGACAATTGCGTCACCGGCATCGAACCCCGGGAAGACAACATCAGGGCCGGACTCGAGCGTTCGCTGATGCTCGTCACGGCTTTGGCTCCGAAGATCGGATACGACAACGCTGCCAAAATCGCGAAAACCGCGCACAAGAAAGGCACGACGTTGCGCGAGGAAGCCGTCGGCGGCGGTTATGTAACAGACAAGGAATTCGATGAGATCGTGCGGCCGGAGAAGATGATCGGGCCTGAGTGA
- a CDS encoding DUF882 domain-containing protein codes for MSKGSNFAVLSLVLAATTAPSLVEAKSYNGDGYRLRDRAMTSRRMKSSGDNIACLTSEARNVLARIRSQFNNVDIVSTCRPGATIAGTNHPSKHASGQAIDFRVPGRKAEVVRWLIANYRNGGIMTYYDMDHIHVDVGTRFVALNRPSGRT; via the coding sequence ATGAGTAAGGGATCTAATTTTGCTGTGCTTTCTCTTGTACTTGCCGCGACGACCGCGCCAAGTCTCGTCGAGGCCAAGTCGTACAATGGCGATGGTTACCGCCTCAGGGACCGGGCGATGACCAGCCGCCGAATGAAGTCGAGCGGTGACAACATCGCGTGCCTGACGTCGGAAGCCCGCAACGTCCTCGCGCGTATCCGCAGCCAGTTCAACAACGTCGATATCGTTTCGACCTGCCGACCCGGCGCCACGATCGCCGGCACGAACCACCCCTCGAAGCATGCTTCGGGGCAGGCGATCGATTTCCGCGTTCCGGGACGTAAAGCCGAAGTCGTCCGCTGGCTGATCGCCAATTATCGGAACGGCGGCATCATGACCTATTACGATATGGATCATATCCACGTCGACGTCGGCACGCGGTTCGTGGCTCTTAACCGTCCGAGCGGCCGAACCTAA